From a region of the Actinopolymorpha singaporensis genome:
- a CDS encoding LCP family protein, with product MPNAGRPQRPRQPDDAGRDSAQYGWLYDGAGRERSARENRSRARRGEAPPEEATRAMPTRSRPDRERGQYPPGPPPGSQRGGGRGEYAGHAGEGRDQYSNDYGYGNDHRDEYSDPRDDRGRSTPREQSGRPRGGGRAAPPARGPGGRLLPEPRRPRRRSGIRLRRVLLFLLVAWLIILIGVPVVAWSRVTKVPYEPAAERPANGSGTNFLLVGSDSRQGLTAEQRNALGTGRAAGQRTDTIMILHVPSLAGSPTLVSLPRDSYVPVPGHGRNKINAAFSIGGPKLLTETVENATGLRMDSYVEIGFGGFVGVVEGLGGVNMCLPKAIKDEKAHIDLPAGCQNLDGKNALGYVRARYFDPKGDLGRVERQRQFLSAVVKKTASPGTIVNPIRYTRVGLSAGDALTVGEGTTVVDMARFGLAMRSLSSGSGTTLTVPVSSTSVSTPVGSAVRWDRQRALNLFHALRDGGPIPPSLIPHD from the coding sequence ATGCCGAACGCCGGCCGCCCGCAACGACCGCGTCAGCCCGACGACGCAGGTCGCGATTCCGCACAGTACGGCTGGCTCTACGACGGAGCCGGCCGGGAGCGATCCGCGCGCGAGAACCGCTCCCGAGCCCGCCGGGGCGAGGCGCCGCCGGAGGAGGCCACCAGGGCGATGCCCACCCGTTCCCGGCCTGACCGCGAGCGGGGACAGTACCCCCCGGGTCCCCCGCCGGGTTCACAGCGCGGCGGTGGCCGCGGTGAGTACGCCGGACACGCCGGCGAAGGTCGCGACCAGTACTCCAACGACTACGGCTACGGCAACGACCATCGGGACGAGTACTCCGATCCCCGCGACGACCGCGGCCGGTCGACCCCGCGGGAGCAGTCCGGTCGTCCCCGCGGTGGCGGCCGCGCCGCCCCACCGGCCAGGGGCCCGGGTGGCCGGCTGCTGCCCGAGCCCCGGCGACCTCGCCGAAGGTCCGGGATCCGGCTGCGGCGGGTTCTCCTCTTCCTGCTCGTCGCCTGGCTGATCATCCTGATCGGCGTACCCGTCGTCGCCTGGAGCCGGGTCACCAAGGTGCCGTACGAACCGGCCGCCGAACGCCCCGCGAACGGCTCGGGCACCAACTTCCTGCTGGTCGGCTCCGACAGCAGGCAGGGCCTCACCGCCGAGCAGCGCAACGCCCTGGGCACCGGGCGCGCGGCCGGTCAGCGCACGGACACGATCATGATCCTGCACGTGCCGAGCCTCGCCGGTTCGCCGACGCTGGTGTCCCTGCCCCGCGACTCCTACGTCCCGGTCCCCGGACACGGCCGGAACAAGATCAACGCCGCCTTCTCCATCGGCGGCCCCAAGCTCCTCACCGAGACGGTGGAGAACGCCACCGGCCTGCGGATGGACAGCTACGTCGAGATCGGCTTCGGTGGCTTCGTCGGCGTGGTCGAGGGGCTCGGCGGCGTCAACATGTGCCTGCCCAAGGCGATCAAGGACGAGAAGGCGCACATCGACCTGCCGGCCGGCTGCCAGAATCTCGACGGCAAGAACGCCCTGGGCTACGTCCGTGCCCGCTACTTCGACCCGAAGGGCGACCTCGGCCGGGTGGAGCGTCAGCGGCAGTTCCTGTCCGCGGTGGTGAAGAAGACCGCGAGCCCCGGCACGATCGTCAACCCGATCCGCTACACCCGGGTCGGGCTGTCCGCGGGCGACGCGCTGACCGTCGGCGAGGGCACGACGGTGGTCGACATGGCGCGGTTCGGGCTGGCGATGCGGTCGCTGTCGTCCGGCAGCGGTACGACGCTCACCGTGCCGGTCTCCAGCACCTCGGTGAGCACACCGGTCGGAAGCGCGGTCCGCTGGGACCGCCAGCGGGCGCTCAACCTCTTCCATGCGCTCCGCGACGGCGGACCGATCCCGCCCAGCCTGATCCCCCACGACTGA
- a CDS encoding UDP-glucose dehydrogenase family protein, with translation MSYRITVLGTGYLGATHAACMAELGYEVLGVDLEPAKVASLNDGHVPFFEPELEPLLRKHVESGRLRFTTSYEEAAEFGDVHFLCVGTPQRDGEYAADMSYVDSAIESLVPLLTRPALIVGKSTVPVGTASRLADRIAELAPAAPVELAWSPEFTREGLAVEDTLRPNRLVFGVRSEYAEKVLREVFAPVIDAGSPVVVCDYATAELVKVGANSFLATKISYINAMAELCDTTGADVTLLADALGHDERIGRQFLNAGLGYGGGCLPKDLRAFMARAGELGAEEALTFLREVDAINMRRRQKVVDVTADVLGNQWIGKRVAVLGAAFKPNTDDIRDSPALNVAGRIHLHGAAVSVYDPKAMDNARRSFPTLRYADSVMDACQGAHVVLHLTAWQEFRELDPAVLAKTVATRNVIDGQNCLDRPTWRRAGWHYRGLGRS, from the coding sequence GTGTCCTATCGCATCACCGTTCTCGGTACCGGCTACCTCGGCGCCACCCATGCCGCCTGCATGGCCGAGCTGGGCTACGAAGTCCTCGGCGTCGACCTCGAGCCGGCGAAGGTCGCCTCTCTCAACGACGGGCACGTGCCGTTCTTCGAGCCCGAGCTGGAGCCGCTGCTGCGCAAGCACGTCGAGTCCGGCCGGCTGCGCTTCACCACCTCCTACGAGGAGGCGGCGGAGTTCGGCGACGTGCACTTCCTGTGCGTGGGAACGCCGCAGCGTGACGGAGAGTACGCCGCGGACATGTCGTACGTCGACTCCGCCATCGAGAGCCTGGTGCCGCTGCTGACCCGGCCCGCGCTGATCGTCGGCAAGTCCACCGTCCCGGTGGGCACCGCGAGCCGGCTGGCCGACCGGATCGCCGAGCTGGCGCCGGCGGCGCCCGTCGAGCTGGCCTGGAGCCCGGAGTTCACCCGTGAGGGCCTGGCCGTCGAGGACACCCTGCGCCCCAACCGACTGGTGTTCGGCGTCCGGTCCGAGTACGCGGAGAAGGTGCTGCGGGAGGTGTTCGCGCCGGTCATCGACGCGGGGTCCCCGGTCGTCGTCTGCGACTACGCCACCGCCGAGCTGGTCAAGGTCGGTGCCAACTCCTTCCTGGCCACCAAGATCTCCTACATCAACGCCATGGCCGAGCTGTGCGACACCACCGGCGCCGACGTGACGCTGCTCGCCGACGCGCTCGGCCACGACGAGAGGATCGGGCGGCAGTTTCTCAACGCCGGGCTCGGCTACGGCGGCGGCTGCCTGCCCAAGGACCTGCGCGCCTTCATGGCCCGAGCCGGCGAGCTCGGCGCGGAGGAGGCACTGACCTTCCTGCGCGAGGTGGACGCGATCAACATGCGCCGGCGCCAGAAGGTCGTCGACGTGACCGCCGACGTGCTCGGCAACCAGTGGATCGGCAAGCGGGTAGCGGTGCTCGGTGCGGCGTTCAAGCCCAACACCGACGACATCCGCGACTCCCCCGCCCTCAACGTCGCCGGCCGGATCCACCTGCACGGCGCCGCGGTGAGTGTCTACGACCCGAAGGCGATGGACAACGCCCGCCGGTCGTTCCCGACCTTGCGCTACGCCGATTCGGTGATGGACGCCTGCCAGGGCGCACACGTCGTCCTGCACCTGACCGCCTGGCAGGAGTTCCGGGAGCTCGACCCGGCCGTGCTGGCGAAGACGGTCGCGACCCGCAACGTGATCGACGGTCAGAACTGCCTGGACCGCCCGACCTGGCGCCGGGCCGGGTGGCACTACCGCGGCCTCGGCCGCTCCTGA
- a CDS encoding CoA-binding protein → MTQPWTDPQIVDEILAECETWAVVGLSTNAERAAFRVAQTLQKHGKRIVPVHPRAETVHGEQGYAKLSDIPFPVDCVDVFVRSELAGAVADEAVAIGAKAVWFQLGILDEEAYNRTTATGTVMVMDRCAAVELSRRDGKNGRSS, encoded by the coding sequence GTGACGCAACCCTGGACCGATCCGCAGATCGTCGACGAGATCCTCGCCGAGTGTGAGACCTGGGCCGTCGTCGGCCTGTCCACCAACGCTGAACGCGCCGCCTTCCGCGTCGCCCAGACCCTGCAGAAGCATGGCAAGCGCATCGTCCCCGTGCATCCGCGCGCGGAGACCGTGCACGGCGAGCAGGGCTATGCCAAGCTCTCCGACATCCCGTTCCCGGTCGACTGCGTCGATGTGTTCGTACGATCCGAGCTCGCCGGCGCCGTCGCCGACGAGGCGGTCGCGATCGGCGCCAAGGCGGTGTGGTTCCAGCTCGGCATCCTCGACGAGGAAGCCTACAACCGCACCACGGCCACCGGAACGGTCATGGTGATGGACCGCTGCGCGGCGGTCGAGCTTTCCCGTCGCGACGGGAAGAACGGGAGATCCTCATGA
- a CDS encoding TIGR03667 family PPOX class F420-dependent oxidoreductase: MTVVDTSTTFGAHVAERLERDRLIWLTTVSADGTPQPSLVWFLWTDGELLIRSQPDKPKLRHIARNPRVGLHLDSNSAGNDVVVLTGEARAPAEPPTEEESERYFRKYAEGIEALGMTDETFAQEFSVPIRVSVSKLRGWV, translated from the coding sequence ATGACGGTGGTCGACACCTCCACGACGTTCGGCGCGCACGTCGCCGAGCGTCTCGAACGCGACCGGCTCATCTGGCTCACCACCGTGAGTGCCGACGGCACGCCCCAGCCCAGCCTGGTGTGGTTCCTGTGGACCGACGGTGAGCTTCTCATCCGCAGCCAGCCGGACAAGCCGAAGCTGCGGCACATCGCCCGCAACCCCCGGGTCGGCCTGCACCTGGACAGCAACAGCGCGGGCAACGACGTGGTGGTGCTGACCGGCGAGGCCCGCGCTCCGGCGGAGCCGCCGACCGAGGAGGAGTCGGAGCGGTACTTCCGCAAGTACGCCGAGGGCATCGAGGCGCTGGGCATGACCGACGAGACGTTCGCGCAGGAGTTCAGCGTGCCGATCCGCGTCAGCGTCTCCAAGCTTCGAGGGTGGGTGTGA
- a CDS encoding alpha-galactosidase: protein MALSSLAPVTLGEGVRTDGPAEGLLVRAHTLHHEGTGVTEAWVEVTNGGDRDVVVDRLDSVTLDLPEPSAGGYELSYYTSGWGQEFGPVDEPLRTPRVLESLAGRSSATTHPWCALHGPDGVVVVSVAWSGNWILRFTEGADGGVRITGGLHDTGFAKTLAPGQSVRGPRVVVATGADLNDASVQLAEVGRVQWYPRNEFAESLPLEWNHWWSYEDHSIDEDVFRANADVAAELGFDICTLDAGWFGPSDPGTHWVDYRGDWHLVNARRFPSGLRALADHVHGKGMRFGLWCEIEALGPKAALGKERPELVALREGEPLGYVCLGSPTAQDWAYDTLTRLVEEHGADWIKLDFNLDPGLGCDRTDHGHGAGDGLFEHYTGYYAVLERVRAEHPEVVLENCSSGGLRIDLGLARQTHLTFLSDPDWPEHGLQLLWGGSTMLHPSRMLHWGWSQWWKSDHPHQNFEPAEPGLTADQLDYYRRIAMVGAYGLSWKLPEAPEPVRARLRALHGEYRRTIAPFVAEGELRRLTGQPQRFGGGQRWAGFQYTLPVPADGPADVTGDLTGEVAASAPGEDSGDHLLLLFRLSGGEPTRTIRPLALDPEAEYAVEWTAPAGAGPTATSGGADTTGLAGGADTTGLAGGGDRRTGADLLASGWTVSLPEEGSAVVVLRRVRGQGSGGR from the coding sequence ATGGCACTGAGCTCGCTGGCCCCCGTGACGCTCGGGGAGGGCGTTCGTACCGACGGACCGGCCGAGGGACTGCTGGTCCGCGCCCACACGCTGCACCACGAGGGCACCGGCGTGACCGAGGCCTGGGTCGAGGTCACCAACGGCGGCGACCGCGACGTCGTGGTCGACCGGCTGGACTCGGTGACTCTCGACCTGCCCGAGCCGTCCGCGGGCGGTTACGAGCTGAGCTACTACACCAGCGGCTGGGGCCAGGAGTTCGGCCCTGTCGACGAGCCCCTGCGCACGCCGCGGGTGCTCGAGTCCCTGGCCGGGCGTTCCTCGGCCACCACCCACCCCTGGTGTGCGCTGCACGGCCCGGACGGGGTGGTCGTGGTGAGCGTCGCCTGGTCGGGCAACTGGATCCTGCGGTTCACCGAGGGCGCCGACGGCGGCGTACGCATCACCGGCGGACTGCACGACACCGGCTTCGCCAAGACGCTCGCCCCCGGCCAGAGCGTGCGCGGCCCCCGGGTGGTGGTGGCCACCGGCGCCGACCTCAACGACGCCTCGGTCCAGCTCGCGGAGGTGGGCCGGGTGCAGTGGTACCCACGCAACGAGTTCGCCGAGTCGCTGCCGCTGGAGTGGAACCACTGGTGGAGCTATGAGGACCACAGCATCGACGAGGACGTCTTCCGCGCCAACGCCGACGTGGCCGCCGAGCTCGGATTCGACATCTGCACGCTGGACGCCGGGTGGTTCGGGCCGTCCGACCCCGGCACGCACTGGGTCGACTACCGCGGCGACTGGCACCTGGTCAACGCCCGCCGGTTCCCGTCCGGGTTGCGGGCACTGGCCGATCACGTGCACGGCAAGGGGATGCGGTTCGGGCTGTGGTGTGAGATCGAGGCGCTCGGCCCGAAGGCCGCGCTGGGCAAGGAGCGGCCCGAGCTGGTGGCCCTGCGCGAGGGCGAGCCGCTGGGGTACGTCTGCCTCGGCAGCCCCACCGCCCAGGACTGGGCGTACGACACTCTCACCCGGCTGGTCGAGGAACACGGCGCCGACTGGATCAAGCTCGACTTCAACCTCGACCCCGGCCTCGGCTGTGACCGCACCGACCACGGTCACGGCGCCGGCGACGGCCTTTTCGAGCACTACACCGGCTACTACGCCGTGCTGGAGCGGGTGCGGGCCGAGCATCCGGAGGTGGTTCTGGAGAACTGCTCCTCCGGAGGGCTGCGCATCGACCTGGGCCTGGCCCGCCAGACCCACCTGACGTTCCTGAGCGACCCGGACTGGCCCGAGCACGGGCTGCAGCTGCTGTGGGGCGGGTCGACCATGCTGCACCCGTCCCGGATGCTGCACTGGGGCTGGTCGCAGTGGTGGAAGTCCGATCACCCGCACCAGAACTTCGAGCCGGCCGAGCCCGGGCTCACCGCCGACCAGCTCGACTACTACCGCCGGATCGCCATGGTCGGTGCTTACGGCCTGTCCTGGAAGCTTCCCGAGGCGCCCGAACCCGTGCGGGCGCGGCTGCGGGCGCTGCACGGGGAGTACCGCCGGACGATCGCGCCGTTCGTCGCCGAGGGGGAACTGCGCCGGCTCACCGGGCAGCCGCAGCGCTTCGGCGGCGGGCAGCGGTGGGCCGGGTTCCAGTACACCCTGCCGGTGCCCGCCGACGGTCCGGCCGACGTGACCGGCGACCTGACCGGCGAGGTGGCCGCGAGTGCGCCCGGGGAGGACTCCGGCGACCACCTGCTGCTGCTCTTCCGGCTGTCCGGCGGGGAGCCGACGCGCACGATCCGGCCGCTGGCGCTGGACCCGGAAGCGGAGTACGCCGTGGAGTGGACCGCCCCGGCCGGCGCCGGGCCCACGGCCACCTCTGGCGGCGCCGACACCACGGGCCTCGCCGGCGGCGCCGACACCACGGGCCTCGCCGGCGGCGGCGACCGGCGTACGGGCGCGGACCTGCTGGCGTCCGGCTGGACCGTGTCACTGCCCGAGGAGGGGTCGGCCGTGGTCGTCCTGCGCCGCGTCCGGGGCCAGGGGAGCGGCGGCCGATGA
- a CDS encoding mandelate racemase/muconate lactonizing enzyme family protein, protein MTPPAVEAIDFFYLSMPRIEDIGDGSQDMLLVRVRAGDHTGWGECEASPLPTIAGLVCPMSHSACKPVAASVLGQRLADPADIARISRDVRANSLDLLQAAHVLSGIEIALWDLLGRRSEVPVHTLLGYPRAYPKTAYASALFGDTPAETEAKAAKVRADGFRAAKFGWGPYGRGDVAADAEQVRAARAGLGPDLHLLVDAGTVWGEDVEAATARLPALEECDVTWLEEPFETGALRAYAELARRCRGVRLAGGEGAHHPHLAQHLVDYGGIGFVQIDTGRIGGIGPAREVAAYAVEAGVTFVNHTFTSPLALSASLQPYAGLAEHVLCEFPVEASPLARAATTTPMVPDADGQVCLPDAPGLGLEVSPDALRPYLRDVEITVDGTTLYRTPDLTT, encoded by the coding sequence ATGACACCTCCGGCGGTCGAGGCGATCGACTTCTTCTACCTGTCGATGCCGCGGATCGAGGACATCGGCGACGGCAGCCAGGACATGCTGCTGGTCCGGGTGCGCGCTGGGGACCACACCGGCTGGGGCGAGTGCGAGGCGTCACCGTTGCCCACCATCGCCGGGCTGGTCTGCCCCATGTCGCACAGCGCGTGCAAGCCGGTCGCCGCGTCGGTGCTCGGGCAGCGGCTGGCCGACCCGGCCGACATCGCCCGGATCAGCCGGGACGTACGCGCCAACAGCCTCGATCTGCTGCAGGCGGCACACGTGCTGTCCGGCATCGAGATCGCGCTGTGGGACCTGCTCGGCCGCCGGTCGGAGGTGCCCGTCCACACGCTGCTCGGCTACCCGCGCGCGTACCCGAAGACGGCGTACGCCTCGGCGCTGTTCGGCGACACCCCGGCGGAGACCGAGGCGAAGGCGGCGAAGGTCCGTGCGGACGGTTTCCGGGCGGCGAAGTTCGGCTGGGGACCCTACGGGCGTGGCGACGTGGCCGCGGACGCCGAGCAGGTACGCGCCGCCCGTGCCGGCCTCGGCCCCGACCTGCACCTGCTGGTGGACGCGGGCACCGTCTGGGGCGAGGACGTCGAGGCCGCCACCGCCCGGCTGCCCGCGCTGGAGGAGTGCGACGTCACCTGGCTGGAGGAGCCGTTCGAGACCGGTGCACTGCGGGCGTACGCCGAACTCGCCCGGCGTTGCCGCGGTGTACGGCTCGCGGGCGGGGAGGGCGCGCATCACCCGCACCTCGCCCAGCACCTCGTCGACTACGGCGGGATCGGGTTCGTCCAGATCGACACCGGCCGGATCGGCGGCATCGGCCCGGCCCGCGAGGTCGCGGCGTACGCCGTCGAGGCCGGGGTGACGTTCGTCAACCACACCTTCACGTCGCCCCTGGCGCTGTCGGCGTCACTGCAGCCGTACGCCGGGCTCGCCGAGCACGTGCTGTGTGAGTTTCCGGTGGAGGCGTCGCCGCTGGCCCGGGCCGCGACGACCACGCCTATGGTGCCCGACGCCGACGGGCAGGTGTGCCTGCCGGACGCACCCGGGCTCGGCCTGGAGGTCAGCCCGGACGCCCTGCGGCCGTACCTCCGCGACGTGGAGATCACCGTCGACGGCACGACTCTCTACCGCACCCCCGACCTCACCACCTGA
- a CDS encoding acyl-CoA dehydrogenase family protein produces MNDVPLFAPTDEHEAVRAACRDLCRAKVAPHAADVDRSASFPQAAYDALRAADFHAPHIPETFGGVGADALATAIVIEEVARACASSSLIPAVNKLGTMPLLLAGSEELNKRYLTPVAAGEAMFSYCLSEPDAGSDAAAMRTRAVRDGDGWRLNGVKRWITNAGVSDYYTVFASTEPDRGARGISAFVVEKTDAGVSFGAPEKKLGIKGSPTCEVYLDDVRLPGSRLVGVEGEGFKLALRTLDHTRVTIAAQAVGIAQGALDYAVGYVKDRRQFGQSIADFQGVQFMLADMATKLEAARQLTYAAAARSERSDPDLTFFGAAAKCFASDMAMEVTTDAVQLLGGYGYVQDYPVERMMRDAKITQIYEGTNQIQRVVLARQVLK; encoded by the coding sequence GTGAACGACGTCCCGCTCTTCGCCCCCACCGACGAGCACGAGGCGGTACGCGCCGCCTGCCGGGATCTCTGCCGCGCCAAGGTGGCGCCGCACGCGGCCGACGTCGACCGGTCCGCGTCCTTCCCCCAGGCGGCCTACGACGCCCTGCGGGCCGCCGACTTCCACGCACCGCACATCCCGGAGACCTTCGGCGGCGTCGGCGCCGACGCGCTGGCCACCGCCATCGTGATCGAGGAGGTGGCCCGGGCCTGCGCGTCGAGCTCGCTGATCCCGGCGGTGAACAAGCTCGGGACGATGCCGCTGCTCCTCGCCGGGTCGGAGGAACTGAACAAGCGCTACCTCACCCCGGTCGCGGCAGGTGAGGCGATGTTCTCGTACTGCCTGTCCGAACCCGATGCCGGCAGCGACGCGGCGGCGATGCGCACCCGCGCGGTCCGTGACGGTGACGGCTGGCGGCTGAACGGCGTCAAGCGGTGGATCACCAACGCGGGCGTGTCCGACTACTACACCGTGTTCGCCAGCACCGAGCCCGACCGCGGCGCCCGCGGCATCTCCGCGTTCGTGGTGGAGAAGACCGACGCCGGGGTGAGCTTCGGCGCACCGGAGAAGAAGCTCGGCATCAAGGGCTCGCCCACGTGCGAGGTCTACCTCGACGACGTACGCCTGCCCGGGAGCCGGCTCGTCGGCGTCGAGGGGGAGGGGTTCAAACTGGCGCTGCGCACGCTGGACCACACCCGGGTGACCATCGCCGCGCAGGCCGTAGGGATCGCGCAGGGTGCGCTCGACTACGCGGTGGGCTACGTCAAGGACCGCCGGCAGTTCGGGCAGTCGATCGCGGACTTCCAGGGTGTGCAGTTCATGCTCGCCGACATGGCGACGAAGCTGGAGGCCGCCCGGCAGCTGACCTATGCCGCCGCCGCGCGCTCGGAGCGCTCCGACCCCGACCTGACGTTCTTCGGCGCCGCAGCCAAGTGCTTCGCCTCCGACATGGCGATGGAGGTGACCACCGACGCGGTGCAACTGCTCGGTGGCTACGGCTACGTGCAGGACTACCCCGTCGAGCGGATGATGCGCGACGCGAAGATCACCCAGATCTACGAGGGCACCAATCAGATCCAGCGGGTGGTGCTCGCCCGCCAGGTGCTGAAGTAG